The following proteins come from a genomic window of Polyangiaceae bacterium:
- a CDS encoding protein kinase yields the protein MQAHPTIAPGTVLGGDFRVDAPLGMGGMGSVYRAQQISTGKPRAVKVMHPSLVTSAEMRERFVQEARIGSMIQSDHVVEVVGAGVDQATGAPWLAMELLHGEDLAAHVARRGRLSADELVTVMRPVFHALSAAHQQQIVHRDIKPENIFLATAHSSTAAMTVKVLDFGIAKVAAQALGTATSAMGTPLWMAPEQTEQQARVSPATDVWALALLVFWALTGKNYWRTAQHSGGSVPQLMREVLFERMVPASERAREVAFGVMLPSGFDKWFARCTAREPAERYQNASAAGVELFQSVLGVSTGLPAGSAMVTMPSAAGGFSPPTAPSAAGGFSPPTAPSPSRAPSFGTVTGMPVAAPPPSGSAGKVALIIGGVVLLLAVGFVGLAGVGGMLWFRASAAPAPPPMGVPASPPTPGAPAGADPSPAEPSPVDPSPAQPSLPAVPPPSPTTPSAPLPAADPTSTTKKSAYSAGQKVDVLWGGSWWQGQIVAVKNDKYLVHYIGWAASWDEWVTTARLRAWTGSARSK from the coding sequence ATGCAAGCGCACCCCACCATCGCCCCGGGCACCGTGCTGGGCGGCGATTTCCGCGTGGACGCGCCCCTGGGCATGGGCGGCATGGGGTCCGTGTACCGCGCGCAGCAGATCTCCACGGGCAAGCCACGCGCGGTGAAGGTGATGCATCCGTCGCTCGTCACGTCGGCGGAGATGCGCGAGCGCTTCGTCCAGGAAGCGCGCATCGGCTCGATGATCCAGAGCGACCACGTGGTGGAGGTCGTCGGTGCCGGCGTGGACCAGGCGACGGGCGCGCCGTGGCTCGCGATGGAGCTCCTGCACGGGGAAGATCTCGCCGCGCACGTGGCGCGCCGCGGCCGGCTCTCGGCGGATGAGCTCGTTACGGTGATGCGACCGGTGTTCCACGCCCTTTCCGCGGCGCACCAACAACAAATCGTCCATCGAGACATCAAGCCGGAGAACATCTTCCTGGCCACGGCCCACAGCTCGACGGCCGCCATGACGGTGAAGGTGTTGGACTTCGGCATCGCAAAGGTGGCGGCGCAAGCGCTGGGCACCGCCACCAGTGCCATGGGCACGCCGCTGTGGATGGCGCCGGAGCAGACCGAGCAGCAAGCGCGCGTGTCCCCCGCGACGGACGTATGGGCCCTCGCGCTGTTGGTGTTCTGGGCGCTCACCGGCAAGAACTACTGGCGCACGGCGCAGCACAGCGGCGGCTCGGTGCCGCAGCTGATGCGCGAGGTATTGTTCGAACGCATGGTGCCTGCGTCGGAGCGCGCTCGCGAAGTGGCGTTCGGCGTGATGCTGCCCAGCGGCTTCGACAAGTGGTTCGCGCGCTGCACCGCCCGGGAGCCCGCCGAGCGCTACCAGAACGCGAGCGCCGCCGGCGTGGAGCTGTTCCAGAGCGTGCTCGGTGTGAGCACCGGCCTCCCTGCTGGTAGCGCCATGGTCACGATGCCGTCCGCAGCGGGCGGCTTCTCCCCGCCCACGGCGCCGTCCGCAGCAGGCGGCTTTTCCCCGCCCACGGCGCCGTCACCCTCCCGCGCGCCGTCGTTCGGCACCGTCACCGGAATGCCCGTCGCCGCGCCGCCGCCAAGCGGCAGCGCCGGCAAGGTCGCCCTGATCATCGGCGGCGTCGTGCTCCTTCTTGCCGTCGGTTTCGTGGGGCTCGCCGGAGTGGGCGGCATGCTCTGGTTCCGCGCGAGCGCCGCTCCCGCGCCGCCGCCGATGGGCGTCCCCGCATCCCCGCCAACGCCCGGAGCTCCCGCCGGCGCGGATCCATCACCCGCGGAGCCGTCGCCCGTGGATCCATCGCCCGCGCAGCCATCGCTCCCCGCGGTCCCGCCCCCATCTCCCACTACACCGTCGGCTCCGCTGCCCGCCGCCGACCCCACGTCCACCACGAAGAAGTCCGCCTACTCCGCCGGACAAAAGGTAGATGTGCTGTGGGGCGGCAGTTGGTGGCAGGGGCAAATCGTCGCCGTGAAGAACGACAAGTACCTCGTGCACTACATCGGGTGGGCCGCATCCTGGGACGAGTGGGTGACGACCGCGCGCCTCCGCGCGTGGACCGGCAGCGCACGCAGCAAGTAG
- a CDS encoding Ig-like domain-containing protein, producing the protein MRLGRALFPFVLLFMAACPGTPPPAKAPGKPVAHSKPEEKVVWRESKSGLGFRLSNADPEKPDRASIVKATPLDAKAKGRVLSRMPKFKVEGQKKSFAMRAKSIPAPRPGETIKNAFPPKVSAGAPPAVAPTGGKLTVLRHAPEGDVPVAPNLSVTFSEPMVAVTSHDELSKQPIPVRLTPEPAGKWRWVGTQTVFFDPEDERFPASTDYRVTIPAATRAASGRTLAAEESWTFSTPTLAIKDAFPERWGDPVDLEPVMFLELNQRINPEALLPHLSVRTGTEKHAVRLATADEIAKDDDVRGLVQQAEEGRFVALKPEAPLPKGSHAEILISAGAPSAEGPKVTDKDLTADFNVRGPLKLRNIRCGWYDGCPPLSPWSVELSNAVDADTFDTSMVKVTPELPGLKVDVSGRYLTVRGRSKGRTTYTVSLSSEIKDVFGQTLDQPATGTVKVGEAEPMLFPEQDAMMVLDPAFDPKLSVYSVNRNALKVRLYKVSPKDWDAYLKFRQAWDWDGRITNPPGRLIKTTTVRPKGERDELTETQIDLTAALTDGVGQVIAIVEPPVQPKPRDRWSYREREWVRAWLQVTKLGLTAFKDDEHAYAWVTDLATGSPIGDAEVHVLPLPGGAKTGSDGIAKLPLGPDGDQLTAARGKDLVFVPGSRLSGTFTARTHRDTVRWFVFDDRHLYKPGERVNVKGWVRLQQSGKHGDLGRLSTHGRQVSYTVRDPRGADLAKGTTTLDESDGFHLSFDLPKNANTGTASVRFAVPTSAWGDVYTHSFSIEEFRRPEFEVGAQVSEGPHSVGKHAIATVSASYFAGGGLANADVTWNVTAQDAYFTPPNQSSYHFGKPHRWSWWSSGDADERRAEETWKAKTDADGSHRLRIDFDALSPAFPRKIDLEARITDVNRQSWSARTDLLVHPASVTVGLRQESQLLRAGQNAQVNVIVSDLEGALVEGSAVQVHMARVDRTWRGRKVQEKLVDEQTCDVKSAAEAVRCSLPTKDGGLHRIWAMVKDKWGRPSRTEMDFYVLGQDPALNPTVQQDRVDILPDKKEYAGGETAKLLVMAPFAPAEGVLTLRRDGVVQLTRFHIDKRTTTLDVKLDPAWLPNVYARVDLVGQRVREGENGEPDSSLPKRPAAASGEAELEIPPTERTLDIDVKPKLKALSPGGSTSISVDVTHESKPVAGAAVALVVVDESVLALAGYDLPNPIAALYPKRSDGVSDFEMRLRIALMRPDTARFEMKAKRKDSAPGAKKEMLNGYGAGKSGAVMRATAKPAPMPSAAPSPKVPMAETAADKKSGEAEPEIRMRSNFNPLAAFVPKLTTDARGHAVARVKLPDNLTRYRIMAVAAEGKNRFGSAESDVTARLPLMVRPSAPRFLNFGDTFSLPVVLQNQTSRPLTADVAIRASNAKLFAPDALRVQVPANDRVEVRFPAAAGEPGTARFQIGAVSKAGVDAAEIELPTWTPATTEAFATYGEIDQGAIAQPVKMPRGVYTEVGQLEITTTSTALQGLTDAVLYLVHYPFDCNEQISSRVLSIAALKDVLGAFDAKGLPPKKVLIASVAQDMEKLGQRQHWSGGWDYWRRDRTPDPWVSVHVTHALVRAKQKGFKVPPNLLSGGIRYLRNIKSHFPPWYSEWARRTVRAYSLRVRALNGENVATEARQLWSEANGDKGLGLDAIGFLLPILDKDPASTETVTGIRKLLNNRITETAGKAHFVTHYDDAAHVTLASNRRTDGILLEAMIEDQPKSDAITKIAKALLAHRKRGHWLNTQENVFVLLSLDRFFNEYEKVTPDFVARAWLGNQTAFEHAFKGRSTERQHVEIPLSYLAKAKDASRVVLQKDGAGRLYYRIGMQYVPRDLRPPPAEHGFSVSRVYEGADEAKDVTRGKDGTWYVKLGSRVRVRIAMVAPARRYHVALVDPIPAGFEPLNPALAMTETVPRDPKAASSKTPWWWSRVWYEHQNLRDERVEAFASLLYGGVYDYTYVARATTPGTFVVPPPKAEEMYDPETFGRGPGDRVIVR; encoded by the coding sequence ATGCGTCTTGGTAGAGCGCTGTTCCCCTTCGTGCTGCTTTTCATGGCCGCTTGCCCGGGCACGCCGCCGCCGGCCAAGGCTCCGGGCAAGCCGGTGGCCCACTCGAAACCAGAAGAGAAGGTGGTCTGGCGCGAGTCGAAGTCCGGTCTCGGATTCCGACTCAGCAATGCCGACCCCGAGAAGCCCGATCGCGCCAGCATCGTGAAGGCCACGCCGCTGGACGCGAAGGCAAAGGGCCGCGTCCTTTCGCGCATGCCGAAGTTCAAGGTGGAGGGACAGAAGAAGAGCTTCGCGATGCGCGCGAAGAGCATTCCTGCTCCGCGTCCTGGGGAGACGATCAAGAACGCATTCCCGCCGAAGGTGAGCGCAGGCGCTCCGCCCGCAGTCGCGCCGACGGGCGGAAAGCTCACCGTGCTGCGCCACGCGCCAGAGGGTGACGTGCCGGTGGCACCGAACCTCTCGGTGACCTTCTCGGAGCCGATGGTGGCGGTGACGTCGCACGACGAGCTCTCCAAGCAGCCGATTCCGGTTCGTCTCACGCCGGAGCCGGCGGGCAAGTGGCGCTGGGTCGGAACGCAGACGGTGTTCTTCGACCCCGAGGACGAACGCTTCCCGGCGAGCACGGACTACCGGGTGACGATCCCCGCGGCCACCCGCGCCGCCTCCGGTCGCACGCTGGCGGCGGAGGAGAGCTGGACGTTCTCCACGCCCACGTTGGCGATCAAGGACGCCTTCCCCGAACGTTGGGGCGACCCGGTGGATCTCGAGCCGGTGATGTTTCTGGAGCTGAATCAGCGCATCAATCCCGAGGCGCTGTTGCCGCACCTCAGCGTCCGCACCGGGACGGAGAAGCACGCCGTGCGGCTCGCCACCGCCGACGAGATCGCCAAGGACGATGACGTACGCGGCTTGGTGCAGCAGGCGGAGGAAGGACGCTTCGTCGCGCTCAAGCCGGAAGCGCCGTTGCCCAAGGGTTCCCACGCCGAAATCCTGATCTCCGCCGGCGCGCCATCGGCGGAAGGTCCAAAGGTCACGGACAAGGACCTCACGGCGGATTTCAACGTCCGCGGACCGCTGAAGCTCCGAAACATTCGTTGCGGCTGGTACGACGGCTGCCCGCCGCTGTCCCCGTGGAGCGTGGAGCTCTCCAACGCCGTGGACGCAGACACCTTCGACACCTCGATGGTGAAGGTCACGCCAGAGCTGCCGGGACTCAAGGTGGACGTGAGCGGGCGCTACCTCACCGTGCGTGGCCGCAGCAAAGGGCGCACGACGTACACGGTCTCGCTCTCCTCGGAAATCAAGGACGTCTTCGGTCAGACGCTGGACCAGCCGGCCACGGGTACGGTGAAGGTCGGTGAAGCGGAACCGATGCTGTTCCCCGAACAGGACGCGATGATGGTCCTGGATCCGGCGTTCGACCCGAAGCTCAGCGTGTACAGCGTCAATCGCAATGCGCTGAAGGTGCGGCTGTACAAGGTCTCGCCCAAGGACTGGGACGCCTACCTCAAGTTCCGGCAAGCCTGGGACTGGGACGGCCGAATCACCAACCCGCCAGGGCGTTTGATAAAGACCACCACGGTCCGCCCGAAGGGAGAGCGGGACGAGCTGACGGAAACGCAGATCGACCTCACCGCCGCCCTGACGGACGGCGTCGGCCAGGTGATCGCCATCGTGGAACCGCCAGTGCAGCCCAAGCCGCGCGACCGCTGGAGCTACCGCGAACGGGAGTGGGTGCGGGCCTGGCTGCAGGTGACCAAGCTGGGGCTGACCGCCTTCAAGGACGACGAGCACGCCTACGCTTGGGTCACGGATCTGGCGACCGGCTCGCCCATCGGCGACGCCGAGGTGCACGTGCTGCCGCTGCCGGGGGGCGCCAAGACCGGGAGCGACGGCATCGCCAAGCTGCCCCTCGGCCCCGATGGCGACCAGCTGACCGCGGCGCGCGGCAAGGATCTGGTCTTCGTTCCGGGCTCGCGCTTGTCCGGCACATTCACCGCGCGCACCCACCGCGATACGGTGCGTTGGTTCGTCTTCGACGATCGCCACCTGTACAAGCCGGGCGAGCGGGTGAACGTCAAGGGCTGGGTGCGCTTGCAGCAGTCGGGCAAGCACGGCGATCTCGGCCGCCTGTCCACCCACGGCCGCCAGGTCTCCTACACCGTGCGCGATCCGCGCGGCGCGGATCTGGCGAAGGGAACCACCACCCTGGACGAGAGCGACGGCTTCCACCTCTCTTTCGACCTGCCCAAGAACGCCAACACGGGCACGGCGTCGGTCCGATTCGCGGTGCCGACCAGCGCCTGGGGCGACGTCTACACCCACAGTTTCTCCATCGAAGAGTTTCGCCGGCCGGAGTTCGAGGTCGGCGCACAGGTTTCCGAAGGCCCACACTCCGTGGGCAAGCACGCGATCGCGACCGTGTCGGCGAGCTACTTCGCCGGCGGCGGCCTGGCCAACGCGGACGTGACCTGGAACGTGACGGCGCAGGACGCCTACTTCACGCCGCCGAATCAGAGCAGCTACCACTTTGGCAAGCCACACCGCTGGTCCTGGTGGTCCTCAGGAGACGCCGACGAACGCCGCGCTGAAGAAACCTGGAAGGCGAAGACGGACGCCGACGGCAGCCATCGCCTCCGGATCGACTTCGACGCTCTGTCCCCGGCGTTTCCGCGGAAGATCGACCTGGAGGCTCGAATCACGGATGTGAACCGCCAGTCGTGGTCGGCGCGCACGGACCTGTTGGTGCACCCGGCCTCCGTCACCGTCGGTCTTCGACAAGAGAGCCAGCTGCTGCGTGCGGGGCAGAACGCGCAGGTCAACGTGATCGTCTCCGATTTGGAGGGCGCGCTCGTGGAAGGGAGCGCCGTTCAGGTCCACATGGCGCGCGTGGACCGCACCTGGCGCGGACGCAAAGTGCAAGAGAAGCTCGTCGACGAGCAGACCTGCGACGTGAAGAGCGCTGCCGAGGCCGTGCGCTGCAGCCTGCCCACCAAAGACGGCGGACTCCACCGCATCTGGGCCATGGTCAAGGACAAGTGGGGGCGGCCGAGCCGCACGGAGATGGACTTCTACGTGCTGGGCCAAGACCCCGCGTTGAACCCCACGGTGCAGCAGGATCGGGTCGACATACTGCCGGACAAGAAGGAATACGCCGGCGGTGAGACGGCGAAGCTCCTGGTGATGGCGCCCTTCGCGCCGGCCGAGGGGGTGCTCACGTTGCGACGCGACGGCGTGGTCCAGCTGACGCGCTTTCACATCGACAAGCGAACCACCACCCTCGACGTCAAGCTCGATCCGGCGTGGCTGCCGAACGTGTACGCCCGCGTGGATCTCGTCGGGCAGCGGGTGAGGGAAGGGGAGAACGGTGAGCCGGACTCGTCGCTGCCCAAGCGGCCCGCGGCGGCGTCGGGTGAAGCGGAGCTCGAGATCCCGCCGACCGAACGCACCTTGGACATCGACGTGAAGCCGAAGCTCAAGGCGCTGTCCCCCGGTGGCTCGACGAGCATTTCCGTGGACGTGACGCACGAGAGCAAGCCCGTCGCCGGAGCCGCGGTCGCGTTGGTCGTCGTGGACGAGTCGGTGCTCGCGCTCGCGGGTTACGATCTCCCGAACCCCATTGCGGCGCTCTACCCGAAGCGGTCGGACGGCGTTTCGGACTTCGAGATGCGTTTGCGGATCGCGCTGATGCGTCCGGACACCGCGCGCTTCGAGATGAAGGCGAAGCGCAAGGACAGCGCCCCCGGGGCAAAGAAGGAGATGCTGAACGGCTACGGCGCTGGGAAGAGCGGTGCCGTCATGCGCGCCACCGCCAAGCCTGCACCCATGCCTTCCGCGGCGCCCTCCCCCAAGGTGCCGATGGCAGAGACCGCCGCGGACAAGAAGTCCGGCGAGGCCGAGCCCGAGATCCGCATGCGCTCGAACTTCAATCCCCTGGCGGCGTTCGTGCCCAAGCTCACGACGGACGCTCGCGGTCACGCCGTGGCGCGGGTGAAGCTGCCGGACAACCTGACGCGCTATCGCATCATGGCGGTCGCTGCCGAAGGGAAGAACCGCTTTGGCTCCGCCGAGAGCGACGTGACGGCGCGCTTACCGCTGATGGTGCGACCGTCTGCGCCGCGCTTCTTGAACTTCGGCGACACGTTCTCCTTGCCGGTGGTGTTGCAGAACCAGACCTCGCGACCGCTCACCGCGGACGTGGCGATCCGCGCCAGCAACGCCAAGCTGTTCGCGCCGGACGCCTTGCGCGTGCAGGTGCCCGCCAACGATCGCGTCGAGGTCCGTTTCCCGGCGGCGGCGGGAGAGCCGGGCACGGCGCGCTTCCAGATTGGCGCCGTCAGCAAAGCCGGTGTGGACGCAGCGGAGATCGAGCTTCCGACCTGGACGCCGGCCACCACGGAAGCCTTTGCCACCTACGGCGAGATCGACCAGGGCGCCATTGCCCAACCGGTGAAGATGCCGCGCGGCGTGTACACCGAGGTGGGCCAACTCGAGATCACGACCACCAGCACGGCGCTGCAGGGCCTGACGGACGCGGTCTTGTACCTGGTGCACTATCCCTTCGACTGCAACGAGCAGATCTCGAGCCGCGTCTTGAGCATCGCCGCCCTGAAGGACGTGCTCGGTGCGTTCGATGCAAAGGGTCTGCCGCCCAAGAAGGTGCTGATCGCCAGCGTGGCCCAGGACATGGAAAAGCTCGGTCAGCGCCAACACTGGAGCGGTGGCTGGGACTACTGGCGCCGCGATCGCACGCCGGATCCTTGGGTGAGCGTGCACGTGACGCACGCCCTGGTGCGCGCCAAGCAGAAGGGCTTCAAGGTGCCGCCCAATCTGCTCTCCGGTGGGATCCGATACCTGCGCAACATCAAGAGCCACTTCCCCCCGTGGTACTCCGAGTGGGCGCGGCGCACCGTGCGGGCGTACTCACTGCGGGTGCGCGCGCTCAACGGCGAGAACGTCGCCACCGAAGCGCGTCAGCTGTGGAGCGAGGCCAATGGGGACAAGGGCCTCGGCCTCGACGCCATCGGTTTCTTGCTGCCCATCTTGGACAAGGACCCTGCGAGCACGGAGACCGTTACCGGTATCCGAAAGCTCCTGAACAATCGCATCACGGAGACCGCGGGCAAGGCGCACTTCGTCACCCACTACGACGACGCAGCCCACGTCACCCTGGCTTCGAACCGCCGCACGGACGGCATCTTGCTCGAGGCCATGATCGAAGATCAGCCCAAGAGCGACGCCATTACCAAGATCGCGAAGGCGCTGCTCGCTCACCGCAAGCGAGGGCACTGGCTGAACACGCAGGAGAACGTGTTCGTGCTGCTTTCCCTCGATCGCTTCTTCAACGAGTACGAGAAGGTCACGCCGGACTTCGTGGCGCGCGCCTGGCTCGGCAATCAAACAGCGTTCGAGCACGCCTTCAAGGGCCGCAGCACGGAGCGCCAGCACGTCGAGATCCCGCTTTCTTACCTGGCCAAGGCCAAGGACGCCTCGCGGGTGGTGCTCCAGAAGGACGGTGCCGGCCGCCTCTACTACCGCATCGGCATGCAATACGTGCCGCGGGATCTGCGCCCGCCGCCGGCGGAACACGGCTTTTCCGTGAGCCGGGTGTACGAAGGCGCAGACGAGGCCAAGGACGTGACGCGTGGCAAGGACGGCACCTGGTACGTGAAGCTCGGTTCCCGCGTGCGCGTGCGCATCGCGATGGTAGCGCCGGCGCGGCGGTACCACGTGGCCCTCGTGGATCCGATCCCCGCCGGCTTCGAGCCACTCAATCCGGCGCTCGCCATGACGGAAACGGTGCCGCGGGATCCCAAGGCGGCCAGCTCCAAGACGCCGTGGTGGTGGTCGCGCGTCTGGTACGAGCACCAGAACCTCCGCGACGAGCGCGTCGAAGCCTTCGCCTCGCTGCTCTACGGCGGTGTCTACGACTACACCTACGTGGCGCGTGCCACCACGCCCGGCACCTTCGTGGTCCCTCCGCCAAAGGCCGAGGAGATGTACGATCCCGAGACCTTCGGCCGCGGCCCGGGGGATCGCGTGATCGTGCGCTGA
- a CDS encoding bifunctional (p)ppGpp synthetase/guanosine-3',5'-bis(diphosphate) 3'-pyrophosphohydrolase, translating into MLGADQLVQKVQSYQPSADADLIRRAYHYSEWAHREQSRKSGDPYFIHPVSVAEIITDLKLDTASVVAGLLHDVVEDTPSTLVDITRDFGQEVATLVDGVTKLGKINFTSKEDRQAESFRKMVVAMAQDIRVLLVKLCDRLDNMRTLQHMKPESQERIARETLEIYAPLANRLGIQRLKSELEDLSFQYLDAEGYRAIVQKLSKTKKERERYIEGVCRTITSRLAEAGFAADVTGRAKHVYSIYRKMRAQDCDFEQVYDTIAFRICVESVSDCYAVLGVIHSKWTPVPGRFKDYIALPKPNMYQSLHTTVIGPGRQRIEIQIRTHEMHRVAEHGVAAHWKYKERISGGVDPQDAEKFGWLRELADYQKSLKDPAEFLESVKIDLFLDEIYVFTPKGDLRVFPRGSTPIDFAYSVHTDVGHHCSGARANGQIVPLRYKMRNGDVLEVMTNPNQHPSKDWLDYAVTTRARNRIRGFLRGEQRTKSINLGKELLEAEMRGAGLSYAKLSKNHDEMRRVWEAHRFGTWEELLLAIGYGKLPVDDVLSTLRNKHPDGGVEPPKELKTGRIEQIVRKVTGRDHSGIRVSGIDDVLVRYAKCCNPLPGDAIIGFITRGRGVTVHRRECPKAFDSSDPERRIDVSWDTRAKINRPVQLKVTTANKPGILATVSQTFSAQKINISEANCRASDDGRACNVFTFQVSDIGQLKNVMKALGKVNGVVAVERV; encoded by the coding sequence GACCCCTACTTCATCCACCCGGTGAGCGTGGCGGAGATCATCACCGACCTGAAGCTGGACACGGCCAGCGTGGTCGCCGGCCTGCTCCACGACGTGGTGGAGGACACCCCGAGCACCCTGGTCGACATCACTCGGGACTTCGGCCAGGAGGTCGCCACCCTGGTGGATGGCGTCACCAAGCTCGGCAAGATCAACTTCACCAGCAAGGAAGACCGGCAGGCGGAGAGCTTCCGCAAGATGGTCGTGGCCATGGCGCAGGACATCCGGGTCCTGCTCGTGAAGCTGTGTGATCGGCTCGACAACATGCGCACGCTCCAGCACATGAAGCCGGAGTCCCAAGAGCGCATCGCCCGGGAAACGCTCGAGATCTACGCGCCGCTCGCCAACCGTCTCGGCATCCAGCGGCTGAAGAGCGAGCTCGAGGATCTGAGCTTCCAGTACCTGGACGCGGAGGGCTATCGCGCCATCGTCCAGAAGCTGAGCAAGACCAAGAAGGAGCGCGAGCGCTACATCGAAGGCGTGTGTCGCACCATCACCTCGCGCCTGGCGGAGGCAGGGTTCGCGGCGGACGTCACCGGCCGTGCGAAGCACGTGTACAGCATCTACCGCAAGATGCGCGCGCAGGATTGCGACTTCGAGCAGGTGTACGACACCATCGCGTTTCGGATCTGCGTGGAGTCCGTCAGCGACTGCTACGCGGTCCTCGGCGTGATCCACTCGAAGTGGACGCCGGTGCCGGGGCGCTTCAAGGACTACATCGCGCTGCCCAAGCCGAACATGTACCAGTCGCTGCACACGACGGTGATTGGTCCCGGTCGTCAGCGCATCGAGATCCAGATCCGCACCCATGAGATGCACCGCGTGGCGGAGCACGGTGTGGCCGCCCACTGGAAGTACAAGGAGCGCATTTCCGGTGGTGTAGACCCGCAGGACGCCGAGAAGTTCGGCTGGCTTCGGGAGCTCGCGGACTACCAGAAGTCCCTGAAGGACCCTGCGGAGTTCCTCGAGAGCGTGAAGATCGATCTGTTCCTGGACGAGATCTACGTGTTCACGCCCAAGGGCGACTTGCGCGTGTTTCCGCGGGGTTCCACCCCAATAGATTTTGCCTACTCCGTGCATACGGACGTGGGTCATCATTGCTCCGGCGCCCGCGCCAACGGCCAGATCGTCCCGCTTCGCTACAAGATGCGAAATGGTGACGTGCTGGAGGTGATGACCAATCCCAATCAGCATCCGAGCAAAGATTGGCTGGACTACGCGGTAACGACGCGAGCCCGAAACCGGATTCGCGGATTTCTACGCGGCGAGCAGCGAACCAAGAGCATCAACCTGGGCAAGGAGCTGCTCGAAGCGGAGATGCGCGGAGCGGGTCTCAGTTACGCGAAGCTGAGCAAGAACCACGACGAGATGCGTCGCGTATGGGAAGCGCATCGCTTTGGCACCTGGGAGGAGCTGTTGCTCGCCATCGGCTACGGCAAGTTGCCGGTGGACGACGTGCTCTCCACCTTGCGGAACAAGCACCCCGACGGCGGCGTGGAGCCGCCGAAGGAGCTCAAGACCGGGCGCATCGAGCAGATCGTGCGCAAGGTGACGGGCCGCGATCACAGCGGCATCCGGGTGAGCGGCATCGACGACGTGCTCGTGCGCTACGCGAAATGCTGCAATCCGCTCCCCGGGGACGCGATCATCGGTTTCATCACGCGCGGACGCGGCGTCACGGTGCACCGTCGGGAGTGCCCAAAGGCCTTCGATAGCTCGGATCCCGAGCGGCGCATCGACGTGAGCTGGGACACGCGGGCCAAGATCAACCGCCCGGTGCAGCTCAAGGTCACCACTGCGAACAAGCCCGGCATCCTTGCTACGGTGAGCCAGACCTTCAGCGCGCAGAAGATCAACATCAGCGAAGCGAACTGCCGCGCCAGTGACGACGGGCGCGCCTGTAACGTGTTCACGTTCCAGGTGAGCGATATCGGTCAGCTCAAGAACGTGATGAAGGCGCTGGGCAAGGTCAACGGCGTGGTCGCCGTCGAGCGCGTGTAG